The Scleropages formosus chromosome 11, fSclFor1.1, whole genome shotgun sequence genome window below encodes:
- the apip gene encoding methylthioribulose-1-phosphate dehydratase: MSTFSENGKHKGGYSNCTQEEDEEHPRLLIPELCRLFYQLGWVTGTGGGISMRRGHEIYIAPSGVQKERIQPEDIFVCDIEERDLSVPPPSKKLTKSQCTPLFMNAYTMREAQAVIHTHSKAAVMATLLFPGKEFRITHQEMIKGIRKGNSGTNYRYDETLVVPIIENTPEERDLKGRMAEALMEYPDTCAVLVRRHGVYVWGETWEKAKAMCECYDYLFDIAVQMKRCGLDPAAFPTEDKGIC; the protein is encoded by the exons ATGTCGACTTTCTCTGAAAATGGTAAACACAAAGGCGGCTATTCGAACTGCACACAAGAAGAG GATGAGGAGCATCCTAGGCTGCTGATCCCTGAGCTCTGCAGACTCTTCTATCAGCTTGGATGGGTGACGGGGACAGGCGGAGGAATAAGTATGCGGCGTGG ACATGAAATCTACATCGCCCCCTCAGGAGTCCAGAAGGAGAGGATACAG CCAGAGGATATCTTTGTTTGTGACATAGAGGAGCGGGACCTGTCGGTTCCACCTCCCAGCAAGAAGCTGACGAAGAGCCAGTGCACCCCTCTATTCATGAACGCGTACACCATGAGAG AGGCTCAAGCAGTGATACACACGCATTCCAAGGCCGCAGTGATGGCAACGCTGCTGTTCCCCGGCAAGGAGTTCCGCATCACCCACCAGGAGATGATCAAGGGAATCCGAAAGGGGAACTCTGGCACAAACTACAG GTATGATGAGACTCTGGTGGTGCCCATCATTGAGAATACTCCAGAGGAACGGGACCTCAAGGGGCGGATGGCTGAGGCTTTGATGGAATACCCAGACACCTGTGCAGTCCTAGTCCGCCGACATGGGGTGTATGTCTGGGGGGAAACCTGGGAAAAGGCAAAGGCTAT GTGTGAGTGCTACGATTATTTATTTGACATCGCAGTGCAGATGAAGCGGTGTGGTCTGGATCCTGCTGCTTTTCCGACAGAAGACAAAGGCATCTGCTGA